Proteins encoded by one window of Candidatus Nitrosocosmicus arcticus:
- a CDS encoding DUF5320 domain-containing protein, with protein MGYGCCGSSYTGRSFLTKEEKIQLLREYHQDLKREVQGVEERIKELEVN; from the coding sequence ATGGGTTACGGTTGTTGTGGATCAAGTTACACTGGAAGGAGTTTTCTAACTAAAGAAGAGAAAATACAATTATTGAGGGAGTATCATCAGGACTTAAAAAGAGAAGTTCAAGGAGTAGAAGAAAGAATAAAAGAATTGGAGGTAAATTAA
- a CDS encoding adenylate/guanylate cyclase domain-containing protein, producing the protein MKEENTDKDKHLNNDKLDEEDRKVLEDIIYKRNNLIERETEIFDLKTLVNLRQDRLWGAIKERYRYNTSIKRGQDYLIRHVDSKVSLVIMYADLVGSTKMSMTLPVEKLVTIVRAFSHEMSSAIESLNGYVLKYAGDAVIAFFPSGFNKYLTCDNTFRCAKSMINIIKDGINPILSKHDYPNLSVKIGIDEGENIVFQYGYDKSSQVDILGYPMNVTSKITSITSPNRISVGENVYKLLHPQIQTSFKQVIFENNDWKYIDIKTGNPYKVYTLK; encoded by the coding sequence TTGAAGGAAGAGAATACGGACAAGGATAAGCACTTAAATAATGACAAACTGGATGAGGAAGATAGAAAGGTTCTAGAAGACATTATCTATAAAAGGAATAATCTAATCGAACGGGAAACAGAAATTTTTGATCTAAAAACATTAGTCAATTTGAGACAAGATCGATTATGGGGAGCAATAAAAGAAAGGTATCGATACAATACATCTATAAAAAGAGGACAAGATTATTTGATAAGACATGTAGATTCGAAAGTATCATTAGTGATAATGTATGCTGATTTGGTCGGCTCCACGAAGATGAGCATGACTTTGCCAGTAGAAAAATTAGTGACGATCGTAAGAGCGTTTTCTCATGAAATGTCGTCAGCTATAGAAAGTCTTAACGGGTATGTTCTAAAATATGCGGGTGATGCAGTCATTGCATTTTTTCCTTCAGGATTCAACAAGTATTTAACGTGTGATAACACATTCAGATGTGCTAAATCTATGATTAACATTATTAAGGATGGTATCAATCCCATCTTAAGTAAACATGATTATCCGAATCTTTCTGTCAAAATTGGTATCGACGAGGGTGAAAACATCGTCTTTCAATACGGTTATGATAAGAGCTCTCAAGTTGATATTCTGGGATACCCAATGAATGTAACTTCGAAAATCACGTCTATTACGTCACCCAATCGAATATCTGTTGGAGAAAATGTTTATAAATTATTACATCCACAGATTCAAACTAGTTTTAAACAAGTCATTTTCGAGAATAATGATTGGAAATATATTGATATCAAAACAGGTAATCCTTACAAGGTTTATACCTTAAAGTAA
- a CDS encoding CbtA family protein yields MKSLTFIFVSLLSGVIAGVILAGVNYFVVEPFIDQAIGIEVDNRIATGEVVDSNELSSYRVWQKEGAFAAGAILGLTYGAILGIVYVLSRKYLPSSDDRKKALVLAAIMCLSLYIVPFIKYPANPPAVGDPETIGLRSSLYTGYQLASALIALGISILMYKLRRISYIKYIIPIFYLGLVASIYAVFPANPDEITAPMDLVNAFRAVTFGTMVMFYLVLGAIFGIMWHKFKPHETTRIAAK; encoded by the coding sequence TTGAAATCTTTAACATTTATTTTTGTATCTCTTTTATCTGGTGTTATAGCAGGAGTAATTTTAGCAGGAGTTAACTACTTTGTTGTCGAGCCATTTATAGATCAAGCAATTGGAATTGAGGTGGATAACCGCATTGCAACCGGTGAAGTAGTCGATTCTAATGAATTAAGTTCTTACAGGGTGTGGCAAAAAGAGGGAGCCTTTGCTGCAGGTGCAATTTTAGGGCTAACATATGGTGCGATTTTAGGAATTGTTTATGTACTATCGAGAAAGTATCTACCATCATCTGACGATAGGAAAAAAGCTCTTGTTTTAGCCGCCATAATGTGTTTATCATTATACATTGTACCATTTATCAAATATCCTGCAAATCCACCTGCTGTAGGTGATCCTGAAACCATTGGCTTAAGAAGTAGCTTATACACCGGCTATCAACTGGCATCTGCGTTAATAGCTTTGGGCATCAGTATTCTCATGTATAAGTTACGAAGGATTAGTTACATTAAATATATAATTCCTATATTTTATCTAGGCCTAGTTGCTTCTATTTATGCAGTTTTTCCAGCAAATCCTGATGAAATAACTGCTCCAATGGATTTAGTCAACGCATTTAGAGCCGTAACTTTTGGTACAATGGTTATGTTCTATTTAGTTCTAGGTGCTATATTTGGGATTATGTGGCATAAATTTAAACCTCATGAAACAACCAGAATAGCTGCCAAATAA
- a CDS encoding CbtB domain-containing protein — protein MSLYLDQKVIQKDRIPKMSIAILAIIAVFSIYVVGYDQGQLFSLVQGTEAFDTMWIHEFTHDIRHASGFPCH, from the coding sequence GTGAGTCTTTATCTCGATCAAAAAGTAATACAAAAAGATCGAATTCCAAAAATGTCTATCGCAATTTTAGCCATTATTGCAGTATTTAGCATTTACGTAGTGGGATACGATCAAGGCCAGTTATTTAGTCTTGTGCAGGGAACTGAAGCATTTGACACAATGTGGATTCATGAATTTACTCATGACATAAGACATGCATCCGGATTCCCGTGCCATTAA